One Roseofilum casamattae BLCC-M143 genomic region harbors:
- a CDS encoding HNH endonuclease, producing MSKVLVLNASYEPLNIASWRRAVILLLKGKAEQVEHNDKLLCPGFPLPTVIRLRHYIRVPYKEIPLTRRNILSRDNHTCQYCGYTGEGLTLDHVIPRSRRGGETWENLVTACVRCNVKKGNRTPEEAGMTLAHPPRKPYSSLYFELQKHIKSGSHQEWKKYAIGI from the coding sequence ATGAGCAAGGTTCTGGTGTTGAATGCCTCTTACGAACCGCTCAATATCGCTAGCTGGCGACGGGCGGTCATTCTGTTGCTCAAGGGAAAAGCGGAACAGGTAGAACACAACGATAAACTCCTTTGTCCGGGATTTCCCTTACCTACCGTAATTCGACTTCGGCACTATATCCGGGTTCCTTACAAAGAAATTCCATTAACCAGAAGAAATATACTATCTCGAGATAATCATACCTGTCAATACTGCGGGTACACTGGTGAAGGACTGACCTTAGATCACGTGATTCCGCGATCGCGCCGGGGAGGCGAAACTTGGGAAAACCTAGTTACGGCTTGCGTGCGATGTAATGTCAAAAAAGGCAATCGAACGCCAGAAGAAGCGGGAATGACGCTGGCTCATCCGCCGCGCAAACCATACAGCAGCCTCTATTTTGAGTTGCAAAAGCATATTAAGAGCGGCTCGCATCAAGAATGGAAGAAATATGCAATTGGCATTTAA
- the cbiT gene encoding precorrin-6Y C5,15-methyltransferase subunit CbiT, giving the protein MSLWPFITPGIPDRLFERLPGIPLTKREIRVLLISALRLRKDSVLWDIGAGTGTIPVECGLLCPEGRIFAIERDNEVASLIRENCDRFSVPNVEVIEGNAPECLDRISVRPHRVCFEGGKSLKPILEAVWNLLLPDGRIVATAGSLESLYLLSEGFAQLQVRNIEVVQSGVNRLETRGNNQVLAAVDPMFIISGEKLS; this is encoded by the coding sequence ATGTCCCTTTGGCCGTTTATTACTCCTGGCATTCCCGATCGCTTGTTTGAGAGATTGCCCGGTATTCCGTTAACCAAGCGAGAGATCCGCGTGTTATTAATCTCTGCCTTACGGTTGCGCAAGGATTCTGTATTATGGGATATTGGTGCCGGTACTGGAACAATCCCTGTAGAATGTGGATTGCTGTGTCCGGAAGGTCGGATTTTTGCGATCGAGCGAGATAATGAAGTAGCAAGCTTAATTCGGGAAAATTGCGATCGCTTTTCTGTCCCGAATGTTGAGGTGATTGAAGGAAATGCTCCGGAATGCTTGGATCGAATTTCGGTTCGCCCTCATCGAGTCTGTTTTGAAGGAGGAAAGTCCCTCAAACCGATTTTAGAGGCGGTTTGGAATTTATTGCTTCCCGACGGTCGAATTGTCGCAACAGCCGGTTCCCTAGAGAGTTTGTATCTGCTCTCAGAAGGATTTGCCCAACTGCAAGTCCGCAATATTGAAGTGGTTCAATCGGGCGTCAATCGTTTGGAAACGCGAGGAAATAACCAAGTACTTGCTGCTGTCGATCCAATGTTTATTATTAGTGGCGAAAAACTGAGTTAA
- a CDS encoding class I SAM-dependent methyltransferase — MSNKILNLTPELSNYLQAVSLREPDILARLRAETAEHPMAQMQICPEQGQFMALLIRLLGAKKALEIGVFTGYSSLAVALALPDDGKLIACDTDENATNIARHYWEIAGASHKIELHLAPALETLERLCDRNQQNTFDFIFIDADKRNYPNYYDRALQLLRPGGIIAVDNVLWSGRVADSHVRDPRTQAIRDFNQMLHDDDRIHLSLLPIGDGLTLAMKK, encoded by the coding sequence ATGTCAAACAAAATCCTAAATCTCACTCCCGAACTTTCCAATTATTTGCAAGCGGTTTCCCTCAGAGAACCCGATATTTTAGCTCGACTGCGTGCCGAAACTGCGGAGCATCCCATGGCGCAAATGCAAATTTGTCCGGAACAAGGGCAGTTTATGGCATTGCTGATTCGCTTATTGGGGGCGAAAAAAGCCTTAGAAATTGGTGTCTTTACCGGATATAGCAGTCTGGCAGTTGCTCTGGCTCTGCCGGATGATGGTAAATTAATTGCCTGCGATACCGATGAAAACGCAACCAACATTGCCCGTCACTACTGGGAGATCGCTGGAGCGAGCCACAAGATCGAGTTACATCTTGCACCAGCTTTGGAGACTTTAGAGAGATTGTGCGATCGCAACCAACAAAATACCTTTGATTTTATCTTTATCGACGCCGATAAACGCAATTATCCCAACTATTACGATCGCGCCTTGCAACTTCTGCGTCCCGGTGGCATCATTGCGGTAGATAACGTCTTATGGTCGGGGCGAGTGGCAGATAGCCATGTCCGAGACCCGCGAACTCAAGCCATTCGCGATTTTAATCAAATGCTGCACGATGACGATCGCATTCACTTGAGTTTACTGCCTATTGGCGACGGCTTGACCTTAGCCATGAAAAAGTAA
- a CDS encoding cell division protein SepF: protein MNLFSKLRDFVSLNEPVYEYGYDDELDTQEYQNIYKEENPQPEIEEVPQPRRRLRDRPDIGMETPTAPGATTPMNNVIGMPGATNSMSEVIVMEPRSFEEMPQAIQALRERKSVVLNLTMMDPDQAQRAVDFVAGGTYAIDGHQERIGESIFLFTPSCVQVKTQIGATQTPPQSQVRPVRPAGGSSPAPAWTDNPAQMA, encoded by the coding sequence ATGAATTTATTTTCAAAGCTCAGAGACTTTGTCAGTTTAAACGAACCGGTCTATGAGTACGGCTACGATGATGAACTCGATACCCAAGAGTATCAAAACATCTACAAAGAAGAGAATCCGCAACCGGAAATCGAAGAAGTACCTCAACCCAGACGGCGACTGCGCGATCGCCCCGACATCGGAATGGAAACACCAACAGCACCAGGAGCAACAACGCCAATGAATAACGTGATTGGGATGCCAGGAGCAACCAATTCCATGTCGGAAGTCATCGTCATGGAACCCCGCTCCTTTGAAGAAATGCCCCAAGCCATTCAAGCTTTGCGGGAACGCAAATCAGTGGTTCTCAATCTCACGATGATGGATCCCGATCAAGCCCAACGAGCTGTAGACTTTGTTGCTGGCGGTACTTATGCCATTGACGGTCACCAAGAGCGCATTGGTGAAAGCATTTTCTTGTTCACTCCCAGTTGCGTACAAGTGAAAACCCAAATCGGAGCGACTCAAACGCCGCCTCAGTCTCAGGTGCGACCCGTTCGTCCTGCTGGCGGATCGTCCCCCGCTCCAGCCTGGACGGATAACCCAGCACAAATGGCTTAG
- the pipX gene encoding transcriptional coactivator PipX, giving the protein MSSETYLSHPTFGLLFRVCAIDDRQELFTTLYAQRLFFVVITNAEGLKFESVTRGEARILLENRLRSLRRQRDYAIYDELMAVHKRTFQ; this is encoded by the coding sequence ATGTCTAGCGAAACGTATCTGAGTCATCCTACATTTGGTTTACTGTTTAGGGTTTGCGCGATCGACGATCGTCAGGAACTCTTCACAACCCTGTATGCGCAACGACTATTCTTTGTCGTCATTACCAATGCAGAAGGACTAAAATTTGAATCGGTAACTCGGGGAGAAGCTCGAATTCTGCTGGAAAATCGCCTGCGATCGCTCAGACGACAAAGGGATTATGCAATCTATGACGAACTCATGGCCGTTCACAAGCGCACGTTCCAATGA
- a CDS encoding DUF760 domain-containing protein, protein MNPDPSSQSSHLFEALGSENNQLGEYLYALDRETTERLSKPSAEALNMMEHNITGLLGQLPPEHFGMTVTTNREQLGRLLASAMMTGYFLHKAETRMNLENQL, encoded by the coding sequence ATGAATCCCGATCCATCTTCCCAATCATCTCATTTATTCGAGGCACTAGGGAGCGAAAATAACCAGCTCGGCGAATATCTGTATGCCTTAGATCGCGAAACTACAGAACGGCTATCTAAGCCTTCAGCAGAAGCGCTTAATATGATGGAGCATAACATTACCGGACTGCTCGGACAACTCCCTCCCGAACATTTTGGCATGACCGTGACCACCAATCGGGAACAACTCGGACGGTTACTAGCATCGGCAATGATGACCGGCTATTTCTTGCACAAAGCGGAAACCCGAATGAATCTAGAGAACCAACTTTAA
- a CDS encoding YggS family pyridoxal phosphate-dependent enzyme: MTDLSTNSSANNPSTEIGDRIEQIRKTLPSHVRLIAISKTVSSDAIRQAYAAGIRDFGESRVQESSVKQAELKDLTDITWHFIGHLQTNKAKKAIAQFQWIHSVHSLNLARRLNDLAADLPLLPKVCLQVKLVPDANKYGWSQSQLLDDLPQLNLLDALDIQGLMTIPPLGLSNDETYEIYRRTAALADRIRQKDWSHLQMHHLSMGMSGDYPLAIQAGATAIRLGRILFGERHR, from the coding sequence ATGACCGATTTATCCACCAACTCCAGCGCGAATAATCCTAGCACTGAGATCGGCGATCGCATCGAGCAGATTAGGAAAACTCTCCCCTCCCATGTTCGCCTAATTGCTATTAGCAAAACTGTATCCAGCGATGCCATTCGCCAAGCCTATGCGGCTGGAATTCGGGATTTTGGTGAAAGCCGAGTCCAAGAAAGTTCGGTGAAGCAAGCGGAACTCAAAGACTTGACCGACATTACCTGGCATTTTATCGGCCATCTACAAACGAACAAAGCCAAAAAAGCGATCGCTCAGTTTCAGTGGATTCATTCCGTCCATAGCCTTAACCTAGCTCGGCGACTCAATGACCTTGCGGCCGATCTGCCCTTACTACCCAAAGTGTGCCTGCAAGTCAAACTTGTCCCCGATGCGAATAAGTATGGGTGGAGCCAGTCCCAATTGCTCGATGACTTGCCCCAACTCAACCTCCTGGATGCTCTGGATATTCAAGGTTTGATGACCATTCCTCCCTTAGGGTTGAGCAATGATGAGACTTATGAAATTTATCGTCGAACCGCAGCATTAGCTGATAGAATTAGGCAAAAAGATTGGTCGCATCTACAAATGCACCACCTGTCTATGGGAATGTCGGGGGATTATCCCCTTGCTATCCAAGCAGGAGCTACTGCGATTCGTCTCGGACGCATCCTTTTTGGAGAGCGCCATCGGTAA